The Chryseobacterium aureum genome contains a region encoding:
- a CDS encoding M16 family metallopeptidase gives MKKRLLSAAAVAFFGLMLNAQQIKFEEYDLPNGLHVILHQDNSAPVVTTGVMYHVGAKDEVKGRTGFAHFFEHLLFEGTPNIKRGDWFKIVSSNGGQNNANTTNDRTYYYETFPSNNEQLGLWMEAERMRHAVINQIGVDTQREVVKEEKRLRMDNQPYGNLFTTIQKNLFTNHPYNWPTIGSMEDLNSAKLEEFQAFYKKYYVPNNATLVVAGDIKPEQTKKWIETYYGGIPKGTLYPKDFPKETPITQEKEVTATDPNIQLPAYVFAYRTPANKEKDAYVLDMLSSYLSSGKSSVLYKKLVDQDKKALQVAAFNQGLEDYSIFAFFAIPMGQTTKQALQTDIDAEIKKLQNTLISEEDYQKIQNQYENQFVNANSSIQGIAASLATNHVLMGDTNLINKEIDIYRSITRQDLQNAAKKYLNSNQRIIINYVPEKK, from the coding sequence ATGAAAAAGCGACTTCTTTCTGCTGCTGCCGTAGCTTTCTTCGGGCTAATGCTGAATGCACAGCAAATCAAATTCGAAGAGTATGACCTTCCCAATGGTCTTCACGTAATTCTTCATCAGGATAATTCGGCACCGGTTGTCACAACAGGTGTGATGTACCACGTAGGTGCAAAAGATGAAGTAAAAGGCAGAACTGGCTTTGCTCACTTCTTTGAACACCTTTTATTCGAAGGAACTCCTAATATTAAAAGAGGAGACTGGTTTAAAATCGTTTCTTCAAACGGAGGGCAGAACAATGCCAACACCACCAATGACAGAACTTATTATTATGAAACATTCCCTTCCAACAACGAACAGCTTGGACTTTGGATGGAGGCTGAAAGAATGCGTCACGCTGTGATTAACCAAATTGGTGTGGATACCCAGAGAGAAGTTGTAAAAGAAGAGAAAAGATTAAGAATGGATAACCAGCCTTATGGAAATCTTTTCACGACTATTCAGAAAAATTTATTTACCAATCACCCGTACAACTGGCCAACAATTGGTTCTATGGAAGATCTGAACTCTGCTAAGCTGGAAGAGTTCCAGGCCTTCTACAAAAAATATTACGTTCCGAATAACGCTACTTTAGTTGTTGCGGGAGACATCAAACCTGAGCAGACTAAGAAATGGATTGAAACTTACTACGGAGGAATTCCAAAAGGAACCCTTTATCCAAAAGATTTCCCGAAAGAAACGCCTATCACTCAGGAAAAAGAAGTTACCGCTACCGATCCGAACATCCAGCTTCCGGCTTATGTATTTGCCTACAGAACTCCGGCTAACAAAGAAAAGGATGCGTACGTTCTGGATATGCTTTCTTCTTACTTAAGCAGCGGTAAATCTTCAGTGCTATACAAAAAACTGGTAGACCAGGATAAAAAAGCACTTCAGGTAGCAGCTTTCAACCAGGGGCTTGAAGATTACAGTATTTTTGCATTCTTCGCCATTCCGATGGGACAAACTACGAAGCAGGCTTTACAGACTGACATTGATGCTGAAATTAAAAAGCTTCAGAATACGCTGATCTCTGAAGAAGATTATCAAAAAATTCAAAACCAATACGAAAACCAGTTTGTAAATGCGAACTCAAGCATTCAGGGAATTGCTGCTTCACTGGCCACCAACCACGTACTGATGGGTGATACGAATCTGATCAACAAGGAGATTGACATTTACAGATCTATTACAAGACAGGATCTTCAAAATGCAGCTAAAAAGTATCTTAATTCTAACCAAAGAATAATCATTAACTACGTACCTGAGAAAAAGTAA
- a CDS encoding S8 family serine peptidase, with protein sequence MKKRILFSTLLTMSASAFFFAQTEADRKEITKKYDQKELNNLFEQYSRAAEEEKSRVDAYVKENNIPLIIKEKDGSTRQLMKIDENGTPVYFTNNNVNAAKSTRANYLNTGGSLNLNLNGENMIVSVWDAGSIRKTHQEFGSRITVKDGATADDHATHVGGTVGASGLVSSAKGMAPKSNINSYDWNNDTSEAVSAAASGLLLSNHSYGWIPNTLPDWYFGAYLSESRNWDNILFNAPSYLAVKAAGNDGTNYYWDESSRTWKIINASPMGGSTDIYDKLTAAATAKNVLVVANAQDANIGTNGNLVSVAINNTSSQGPTDDLRIKPDITGNGTGVYSSVAYIPGTQIPDDPNTSANEYSPGTPSNNSYNTYSGTSMASPNVMGSLALVQQHSRNVEERYMLGAELKGLALHTADDAGAEGPDAMFGWGLLNVKKMVETINAKGKTSLIENRTLNNLATDKLTIKSDGVNPLAVSISWYDRGGNVQSQNQLNDSNTKRLVNDLDVRVVKVNDNTAYLPWVLTSRSTNAKAVNNNDNFERVDLGVVPAGEYRIEISHKGTLVGNSQNYTLIVTGKEDSSETSEDTAPSCVNAYESNETLSKAAPVNINQTITAAISSAIDKDFYKFTIGAGNLTVGLNGPAGVDYDLFVYNSLGQQIGKSESTTANESVTLYNRSAGIYYAKVIGYNGANNNNCYSLNISASSPKSPAATASLNSNAAIYPNPADKEITVRDAKEGEGYTIYDYSGKLMKQGLIIRGKIDLSSLVQGNYLLKVNNKIYKFIKK encoded by the coding sequence ATGAAAAAAAGAATCCTTTTTAGTACTCTGCTGACAATGTCTGCATCAGCATTTTTCTTTGCCCAAACTGAAGCTGATCGTAAAGAAATCACAAAAAAATATGACCAGAAAGAGTTGAATAACTTATTTGAACAGTATTCAAGAGCAGCAGAAGAAGAAAAGAGCAGAGTAGATGCCTACGTTAAAGAAAATAATATTCCATTAATTATAAAAGAAAAAGATGGTTCTACAAGGCAGCTTATGAAAATAGACGAAAATGGAACTCCTGTCTATTTTACCAATAATAATGTGAACGCTGCCAAATCTACAAGAGCCAATTATCTTAATACGGGAGGTTCTTTAAATCTTAACCTGAATGGAGAGAATATGATTGTTTCTGTATGGGATGCCGGTTCTATCAGAAAAACTCATCAGGAGTTTGGTTCCAGAATTACAGTAAAGGACGGAGCAACGGCGGATGACCATGCTACGCATGTAGGAGGAACAGTGGGAGCATCGGGTTTGGTGAGTAGTGCAAAGGGTATGGCACCAAAGTCTAATATTAATTCTTACGACTGGAATAATGATACCTCTGAGGCTGTTTCAGCAGCAGCTAGCGGGTTATTATTATCGAACCATTCTTATGGCTGGATTCCTAATACATTACCAGATTGGTATTTTGGTGCATACTTAAGTGAATCAAGAAACTGGGATAATATTTTGTTTAATGCACCTTCATATCTGGCGGTGAAAGCAGCAGGTAATGATGGTACAAATTACTATTGGGATGAAAGTTCCAGGACATGGAAAATTATTAATGCAAGTCCAATGGGAGGTTCAACAGATATTTATGATAAACTAACCGCAGCAGCAACCGCAAAAAATGTATTAGTTGTAGCGAATGCTCAAGATGCCAATATCGGAACAAATGGTAATCTTGTAAGCGTTGCAATTAATAATACGAGTAGCCAAGGTCCTACTGACGATTTAAGGATTAAACCCGATATTACGGGAAATGGAACCGGAGTTTATTCATCGGTAGCTTATATCCCAGGTACACAGATACCAGATGATCCTAATACATCTGCCAATGAATATAGCCCTGGTACACCAAGTAATAATTCTTATAATACTTATAGCGGAACTTCTATGGCGTCTCCGAATGTGATGGGGTCTCTAGCTCTTGTTCAACAGCACAGCCGTAATGTAGAAGAAAGATATATGTTGGGAGCAGAGCTTAAAGGTCTTGCACTTCATACAGCTGATGATGCTGGAGCCGAAGGTCCTGATGCCATGTTCGGATGGGGCTTGCTTAATGTTAAGAAAATGGTGGAAACAATCAATGCAAAAGGTAAAACTTCGCTTATTGAGAATAGAACGCTCAACAATCTAGCTACTGATAAATTAACAATAAAATCAGACGGAGTAAATCCTCTTGCAGTTTCTATTTCATGGTATGACAGAGGAGGAAATGTACAATCTCAAAACCAGCTTAATGACAGTAATACTAAGCGGTTGGTAAATGATCTTGATGTAAGAGTAGTCAAAGTAAATGATAATACGGCATATCTGCCTTGGGTATTAACCTCACGTTCTACAAATGCTAAAGCTGTCAACAATAATGATAACTTCGAAAGAGTTGACTTAGGAGTTGTGCCAGCAGGTGAATACAGGATCGAAATAAGCCATAAAGGAACGTTGGTGGGAAATTCACAAAATTATACTCTTATTGTTACGGGTAAAGAAGATTCAAGTGAAACATCCGAGGATACTGCTCCATCATGTGTAAATGCATATGAATCTAATGAAACGTTGTCAAAGGCTGCACCAGTTAATATAAATCAAACCATAACAGCTGCTATATCATCTGCTATAGACAAGGATTTTTATAAATTTACTATCGGAGCAGGAAATCTTACTGTAGGACTGAATGGGCCAGCTGGCGTGGATTATGATCTCTTTGTATATAATTCATTAGGACAACAAATTGGTAAATCAGAAAGTACAACGGCAAATGAAAGTGTGACATTATACAACAGATCCGCAGGAATTTATTATGCAAAGGTAATAGGATATAATGGAGCAAATAATAATAATTGCTATTCATTAAATATTTCAGCTTCATCTCCTAAATCACCAGCAGCCACAGCTTCATTAAATAGTAATGCTGCTATATATCCTAATCCTGCTGATAAGGAGATTACAGTAAGAGATGCTAAAGAAGGTGAGGGCTATACAATATATGACTATTCTGGTAAGTTGATGAAACAAGGATTGATAATCAGAGGGAAAATAGATCTTTCTTCATTAGTTCAAGGGAATTACTTACTAAAGGTCAATAATAAGATCTATAAGTTTATCAAAAAGTAA
- the secG gene encoding preprotein translocase subunit SecG has product MDTIFTLLMVLIMVASVLLVIIVMAQNPKGGGLSSTFGGASSAQFGVQRTNDFMEKATWTLGGTIIVLILLSVVITGKPSQVLPAQQQPAKKEAPAKQSAPASSTTAPVQKAPVAPAK; this is encoded by the coding sequence ATGGATACTATATTTACACTATTGATGGTTCTTATTATGGTTGCCAGTGTTTTATTGGTAATTATTGTTATGGCACAAAATCCAAAAGGAGGAGGCCTTTCCAGTACATTCGGAGGTGCATCATCTGCACAGTTCGGAGTACAGAGAACCAATGATTTCATGGAAAAAGCAACATGGACTCTAGGCGGAACTATCATCGTTCTTATCCTTTTAAGCGTTGTTATTACAGGTAAGCCTTCTCAGGTACTTCCTGCACAACAGCAGCCAGCGAAGAAAGAAGCTCCTGCAAAACAGTCAGCTCCGGCTTCTTCTACTACAGCTCCGGTACAAAAAGCTCCTGTAGCACCAGCTAAATAA
- a CDS encoding LOG family protein — MKSITVFCGSSFGTDKIYEEQAFLLGQTLAKQNIQLVYGGSETGLMGTVANGALSENGKVTGVLPQFLQTKEIAHKNLTELIIVETMHERKTKMNDLCDGVIVLPGGYGTLEEFFEMITWAQLGLHKKPIGILNTDGFYDDLIKLVQTMVDKGFLKQVNRDMLLINDTIDDLLEKMRNYQAPTVGKWISKEEIS; from the coding sequence ATGAAAAGTATAACCGTATTCTGCGGCTCAAGTTTCGGCACAGATAAAATATATGAAGAGCAGGCATTTCTGCTTGGACAAACCCTGGCAAAACAAAATATACAGCTTGTTTATGGCGGTTCGGAAACGGGCTTAATGGGAACGGTAGCCAATGGCGCCTTAAGTGAAAATGGAAAGGTAACAGGAGTACTGCCCCAATTTTTACAAACCAAAGAAATTGCTCACAAAAACCTGACTGAGCTTATCATCGTGGAAACCATGCACGAAAGAAAAACCAAAATGAATGATCTCTGCGACGGAGTTATCGTTCTTCCCGGCGGCTACGGTACATTGGAAGAATTTTTCGAAATGATTACCTGGGCACAGCTCGGGCTTCACAAAAAACCGATCGGAATTCTTAATACTGACGGATTTTATGATGATCTTATCAAACTTGTACAAACCATGGTGGATAAAGGATTTTTAAAACAGGTAAACAGAGATATGCTGCTGATCAACGATACCATTGATGATCTGTTGGAAAAGATGAGAAATTATCAGGCTCCTACGGTTGGAAAATGGATTTCTAAAGAGGAGATTAGCTAG
- a CDS encoding aminoacyl-histidine dipeptidase, translated as MELSNIEPQIIWKNFSKLNAVPRPSKKEEKVIAFIKGFGENLGLETTVDEVGNVIIKKPATAGMENRKSIVLQSHLDMVCQKNNDVNFDFETEGIKMEIDGDWVKAKGTTLGADNGLGVATIMSILESSDIPHPAFEALFTIDEETGMTGALGLKPGQLTGQILLNLDTEEDDEIDIGCAGGVDVTITQTYATEASKGQIVRIEVKGLQGGHSGMDIHKGFGNSNVILGRLLYSGLENQNIELISIDSGGLRNAIPREGAALVSVRNAQEFIDSATALKKDILEEFATVEPGLQIHIENSTSSDKSVSEEDSKKVILTLKALHNGVYRMSPDVADLVEASNNVARVELKSGELKILNLTRSSVDSSKYSVAEQLKSVAELAGMNVEFSGSYPGWKPKPGSEIVQLMEKLYTEKFSEKPHVVACHAGLECGIIGANYPEMEMVSFGPTIRGAHSPDERANISSTQKFWSFLKDILANIPQK; from the coding sequence ATGGAATTATCTAATATAGAACCGCAGATTATATGGAAAAATTTCTCCAAGCTAAATGCTGTGCCAAGACCTTCAAAAAAGGAGGAAAAAGTGATCGCATTTATCAAAGGATTTGGTGAAAATTTGGGACTGGAAACTACGGTAGATGAAGTAGGAAACGTTATCATTAAAAAACCTGCCACAGCAGGAATGGAAAACCGTAAATCTATTGTGCTTCAATCGCACCTTGATATGGTTTGCCAGAAAAACAATGATGTGAATTTCGATTTTGAAACAGAAGGAATTAAAATGGAAATTGATGGTGACTGGGTAAAGGCAAAAGGAACTACTTTAGGGGCAGACAACGGCTTAGGAGTAGCCACCATCATGTCTATCCTTGAAAGTTCAGATATTCCACACCCTGCATTCGAAGCTCTTTTCACGATTGATGAAGAGACAGGAATGACAGGTGCTTTGGGATTAAAACCAGGACAGCTTACAGGACAAATTCTATTAAACCTTGATACGGAAGAGGATGATGAAATTGATATCGGCTGTGCAGGAGGAGTAGATGTAACCATCACTCAGACATATGCTACAGAAGCTTCAAAAGGACAAATTGTAAGAATTGAAGTAAAAGGACTTCAGGGAGGACACTCCGGAATGGATATCCATAAAGGATTCGGAAACTCCAATGTTATTTTGGGAAGACTTCTTTACAGCGGACTGGAAAATCAAAATATTGAGTTAATTTCTATCGACAGCGGAGGCTTGAGAAATGCTATTCCAAGAGAAGGTGCTGCTCTTGTTTCTGTGAGAAATGCTCAGGAATTTATAGACAGTGCAACAGCTCTTAAAAAAGATATCTTAGAAGAATTTGCGACTGTAGAGCCGGGACTTCAGATCCATATTGAGAACTCCACATCTTCTGACAAATCTGTTTCTGAAGAAGATTCTAAAAAAGTGATCCTTACTTTAAAGGCACTTCACAACGGAGTGTACAGAATGAGCCCAGATGTAGCTGATCTTGTAGAAGCGTCCAATAACGTGGCAAGAGTAGAATTAAAAAGCGGAGAACTTAAAATCTTAAACCTTACGAGATCTTCAGTAGATTCATCCAAATATTCAGTGGCTGAACAGTTGAAATCTGTTGCAGAACTGGCTGGAATGAATGTTGAGTTCAGCGGATCTTATCCGGGCTGGAAACCCAAACCAGGATCAGAGATCGTACAGCTGATGGAGAAACTTTACACGGAAAAGTTCAGTGAAAAACCTCATGTGGTAGCTTGCCACGCAGGTCTTGAGTGTGGGATCATCGGTGCCAACTACCCTGAAATGGAAATGGTAAGCTTTGGACCAACCATCAGAGGAGCCCATTCGCCAGATGAAAGAGCCAATATCTCTTCCACACAGAAATTCTGGAGCTTTCTGAAAGATATTTTAGCGAATATTCCTCAGAAATAA
- a CDS encoding LURP-one-related/scramblase family protein, producing MVLNNLNYPLDFKFKITTLASDFNITDRNGNYVAYVRQKMFKLKEDVIVFNDESKSKELFRIRANQWIDFNASYSLNDLIDNKNFGRLARKGMRSLWKASYDILDAQDQPKFKIQEDSAWVRFWDSFVGEIPIIGMFTGYFLNPSYTVTGIDGKAYFKLKKMPSFFGRRFQLDRLIDIDDEEESLVILSLLMMTLIERARG from the coding sequence ATGGTACTTAACAATCTCAATTATCCTCTGGATTTCAAATTCAAAATCACTACTTTAGCAAGTGACTTCAACATTACGGACAGAAACGGAAATTATGTAGCGTATGTCCGTCAGAAAATGTTCAAGTTGAAAGAAGATGTCATCGTTTTCAATGATGAAAGCAAGTCTAAAGAACTTTTCAGAATCAGAGCTAATCAATGGATTGATTTTAACGCTTCCTATTCTTTGAATGATCTTATTGACAATAAAAACTTTGGCAGATTAGCCAGAAAAGGGATGCGCTCTCTCTGGAAAGCGAGCTATGATATTCTGGACGCGCAGGATCAGCCTAAGTTTAAAATTCAGGAAGACAGTGCATGGGTAAGATTCTGGGACAGTTTTGTAGGAGAAATCCCGATCATCGGGATGTTTACAGGGTATTTCCTTAACCCGTCCTATACGGTAACAGGAATTGACGGAAAAGCTTATTTTAAACTGAAAAAAATGCCTTCATTCTTCGGAAGAAGATTCCAGCTGGACAGACTGATTGATATTGATGATGAGGAAGAAAGTCTGGTAATCCTTTCTTTATTAATGATGACCCTTATTGAAAGAGCAAGAGGATAA
- the recR gene encoding recombination mediator RecR: MDYPSKVLAKAVDEISGLPGIGRKTALRLALHLLKQPNSRAVSLGNSLINLVNEIKYCKECHNFSDFDICEICSNEKRNGELICIVEDVRDVIAIENTGKYTGKYLILGGKISPMEGVGPGQLNIPSIEKKLSEGKVKEFIFALSATMEGDTTAYYIYKKFKNFNVNFSSIARGISVGDELEYADEISLGRSIINRLPYNEKD; this comes from the coding sequence ATGGATTACCCAAGTAAAGTGTTGGCAAAGGCAGTGGATGAAATTTCAGGACTGCCGGGGATTGGAAGAAAAACGGCTTTGAGGTTAGCCTTACATTTGTTGAAGCAGCCCAATTCCAGAGCCGTAAGTCTTGGAAACTCTCTGATTAATCTTGTCAACGAAATAAAATATTGCAAAGAATGTCATAATTTTTCAGATTTTGACATCTGTGAAATATGCAGCAATGAAAAAAGAAATGGCGAGCTGATCTGTATCGTTGAGGATGTACGCGATGTAATTGCTATTGAAAATACAGGGAAATATACAGGAAAGTACCTGATCCTTGGCGGAAAAATTTCTCCCATGGAAGGAGTAGGACCGGGACAGTTAAATATTCCAAGCATTGAAAAGAAATTGAGTGAAGGAAAAGTAAAAGAATTTATTTTCGCACTGAGTGCTACTATGGAAGGAGATACCACGGCTTATTATATTTATAAGAAATTCAAAAACTTCAATGTGAATTTCTCCAGTATTGCAAGAGGAATTTCTGTGGGAGATGAACTGGAATATGCTGATGAGATTTCTTTAGGAAGATCTATTATCAACAGGCTGCCATACAACGAAAAAGATTAA
- a CDS encoding M16 family metallopeptidase, translating to MKKQLTYIAAAFFFTGMVSAQKIDLNAMPKPGPTPAINIAKPKTFQLSNGLTVMVVENNKLPRVSASLSMDRPPYNEGPVTGVSGIMAEQFENGTTNISKDDFNKKVDYLGANLNFSSGGASANSLSKYFPEVLNLMADAIINPKFSAEEIQNSKERTLEGLKADEKNASSIAERVSNALMYGKNTSRGEFETVESINKIQLADVQNIYKKYYAPDNAYLVIVGDVKFDQVKPLIEKAFSGWKKANTPIAPLEPASNVAKTEINVVDVPSAVQSVVSLSNLNTLKMKDANYFPATIANYILGGGGEARLFMNLREKNGFTYGAYSEMVASKYSPEFSASASVRNEVTDKAVKEFMNELNAISTVKPEELANAKAKLKGAFIMSLEQPATIARFALNQKVQDLPADFYTNYLKSIDKVTAADVTNAVKATILPNQSRIFIAGKASDISEGLEKLGYPVKYFDKEANPVAKPTVQKVDANVTVASVVDKYINAIGGKANLAKITSYTTNASMSMQGQNIDFKIVKAQGGKELTTVTAMGQVVQKQVFDGKTGYSMQMGQKVDITPEEIAEKQKNPEIFEELGFAKSADYKLSGIEKIGGEDSYAIKGGDTTYYYSVATGLKTGETKKVKAKGQEMTIPTTFSNYKEVNGVKMPYTISVSQMGMDMTMTVKSYEINKATDADFK from the coding sequence ATGAAAAAGCAATTAACATATATAGCTGCAGCATTTTTCTTTACAGGAATGGTTTCAGCACAAAAAATAGATCTTAATGCAATGCCAAAACCGGGACCTACTCCTGCGATTAACATTGCCAAGCCCAAAACTTTCCAGCTGAGCAACGGTCTTACGGTAATGGTGGTTGAGAACAACAAGCTGCCAAGAGTAAGCGCAAGTCTTTCTATGGACAGACCTCCGTACAATGAAGGTCCGGTAACCGGAGTAAGCGGAATTATGGCTGAACAGTTCGAAAACGGAACTACCAACATCAGCAAAGATGATTTCAATAAAAAAGTGGACTATCTTGGTGCCAATCTTAATTTCTCTTCAGGAGGTGCTTCTGCCAACTCACTTTCAAAATATTTCCCTGAGGTATTAAACCTGATGGCTGATGCGATCATTAATCCTAAATTCTCTGCGGAAGAAATTCAGAACTCTAAGGAGAGAACACTCGAAGGATTAAAAGCTGACGAAAAAAATGCTTCTTCTATTGCAGAAAGAGTTTCTAACGCTTTGATGTATGGAAAAAATACTTCAAGAGGTGAATTTGAAACGGTGGAATCTATCAACAAAATTCAGCTTGCTGACGTTCAGAATATATACAAAAAATACTACGCTCCGGACAATGCTTACTTAGTGATTGTGGGAGATGTAAAATTTGATCAGGTAAAACCTCTGATCGAAAAAGCTTTCAGCGGCTGGAAAAAAGCCAATACTCCTATTGCCCCACTGGAGCCGGCTTCTAATGTTGCAAAAACAGAGATCAACGTAGTGGATGTTCCTTCCGCAGTACAGTCTGTGGTGTCATTAAGCAACCTGAACACGCTGAAAATGAAAGACGCCAACTACTTCCCTGCTACCATCGCCAACTACATCCTTGGAGGAGGCGGTGAAGCAAGACTTTTCATGAACCTTCGTGAGAAAAACGGATTCACCTATGGGGCTTACTCAGAAATGGTTGCCAGCAAATATTCTCCGGAATTCTCTGCAAGTGCAAGTGTGAGAAATGAAGTTACTGACAAAGCGGTGAAGGAATTTATGAATGAACTGAACGCTATATCTACTGTGAAACCGGAAGAATTGGCAAATGCCAAGGCTAAGCTGAAAGGAGCTTTTATCATGTCTCTGGAACAGCCTGCTACCATTGCAAGATTTGCCTTAAACCAAAAAGTACAGGATTTACCCGCTGATTTCTATACAAACTACTTAAAATCTATTGATAAAGTAACTGCTGCAGATGTTACCAATGCTGTAAAAGCTACAATTTTACCTAACCAAAGCAGAATTTTCATTGCCGGTAAAGCATCTGATATTTCTGAAGGACTCGAAAAACTGGGCTACCCTGTAAAATATTTCGATAAAGAAGCTAATCCTGTTGCAAAGCCAACTGTACAGAAAGTGGACGCCAATGTAACGGTTGCCTCTGTAGTGGATAAATACATCAATGCTATAGGAGGAAAAGCTAATCTGGCGAAAATTACATCTTATACAACAAATGCATCAATGTCTATGCAGGGACAAAACATTGACTTCAAAATTGTGAAAGCACAAGGCGGGAAAGAGCTTACTACTGTTACCGCAATGGGACAGGTTGTTCAGAAGCAGGTATTTGATGGAAAAACAGGTTATTCTATGCAAATGGGACAAAAAGTGGATATCACGCCGGAAGAAATTGCTGAAAAACAAAAGAACCCTGAAATTTTCGAAGAATTAGGTTTTGCAAAATCTGCTGATTATAAACTAAGCGGAATTGAAAAAATAGGAGGTGAAGATTCTTATGCCATTAAAGGTGGAGACACAACGTATTATTACAGTGTTGCAACAGGATTAAAAACCGGAGAAACCAAAAAAGTAAAAGCTAAGGGTCAGGAAATGACAATTCCAACCACATTCTCCAATTATAAAGAGGTAAACGGAGTAAAAATGCCTTACACCATCTCTGTAAGCCAAATGGGAATGGATATGACCATGACCGTAAAATCTTATGAGATCAATAAGGCTACTGATGCTGATTTTAAATAA
- a CDS encoding glycosyltransferase family 2 protein gives MNMKLSVIIVNYNVTQLLRSCLLSLQKYIQETEYEVIVIDNASTDTSWEDLIPEFPSIHFIASETNGGFSKANNQAVKTAKGEYILLLNPDTEFEGFYMKELLDFAEAQPSFGCLGVNMHDAEGNFLPESKRSVPDMFNSFEKLFTNFKKNSSKSYYRNDIEENAVAEVEVITGAFLLAKKEVYDTIGGLDEAYFMYGEDIDLCYTFLRNGYKNFYYGKVSILHHKGESTIKDEVYLNRFYGAMQIFIDKYYKEQKPVQYSFLKAGLKLRHHIEKIKLK, from the coding sequence ATTAATATGAAGCTGTCTGTTATTATTGTCAACTATAATGTCACCCAATTGCTCCGCAGCTGCCTCCTGTCTCTTCAGAAATACATACAGGAAACAGAATATGAAGTAATAGTGATTGATAATGCTTCTACAGACACTTCGTGGGAAGATCTTATTCCTGAATTTCCCAGCATACATTTTATAGCTTCCGAAACCAATGGCGGTTTTTCAAAAGCCAATAATCAAGCGGTCAAAACGGCAAAAGGAGAATATATACTGCTTCTGAATCCTGATACGGAATTTGAAGGTTTTTATATGAAAGAACTTCTGGATTTTGCTGAAGCACAGCCTTCTTTCGGATGTCTGGGAGTGAATATGCATGATGCAGAAGGTAATTTTCTTCCTGAGAGCAAACGTTCCGTTCCGGATATGTTTAATTCCTTTGAAAAGCTGTTTACCAATTTTAAAAAGAACAGCTCAAAATCCTATTACAGAAATGATATAGAGGAAAATGCTGTGGCAGAAGTAGAAGTGATCACCGGAGCATTTTTATTGGCTAAAAAAGAGGTTTATGATACAATAGGAGGACTGGATGAAGCGTATTTTATGTATGGAGAAGATATTGATCTCTGCTATACATTTTTAAGAAACGGCTATAAAAATTTCTATTATGGGAAGGTTTCTATCCTCCATCACAAAGGAGAAAGTACCATTAAGGATGAAGTGTACCTCAACAGGTTTTATGGAGCTATGCAGATTTTTATTGACAAATATTATAAAGAACAGAAACCTGTACAGTATTCATTTTTAAAGGCAGGACTTAAGCTCCGTCATCATATTGAAAAGATTAAACTCAAATAA